In the genome of Populus trichocarpa isolate Nisqually-1 chromosome 10, P.trichocarpa_v4.1, whole genome shotgun sequence, the window aaaagaaacaaatgaccgagaaaaaaaattccccaTGATGAACATTGTGCGTGATCCCATCCAAGTAAGCACATGATGATGCCATATTGTTTATGAGAACCCAATTTGATTTCTCGATTTTTAGCAACCTAAAACAACACagtcaaataaaaatgtaaGAATGATTCCCAAAATAATATCCTGCAGAAGTAATCACCTGAACAAAACGAAGAAAAATGcaaatttctttaatatatttgaaattaaagcGTATCTTAGAATCTAGTTGCATACCTAAAGGAGTTTGTTGAGAGATGGCACTAGATATGAATAAACAATATTCGCACCATTCTGTGAAAGATGTCCAGCATCCCAGAAGATTGACAATGCAGGTTGGTCGCATATTTTCTGAGCAATTGGGCCACACATGTGAGCATCGAAGCAGCATGCCTTGAACCGATTCTCAGATCCCACAGTTTCTACAACATGAAAAAGAAACTATCATGATTTTGTGCattaaatgtttatatatatagaggtaAAACATTAGCTCTTCCATGTTTTTCCTAGGTCTAAAGGCATGGAAAGGATgcagatcaaaacaacattgaACATCTCTGGTTCGATCAACACTATATattttcatgtcttttcaatatACTTGGAAGCACCGAAGAACGCATCTTAATTATgcagaataataataacaaatcacCTTTGTTTTCGTCAAATAATGCTGACTCGATGGCACTATAAAGATCCAAATACACAAATTTGGCTCCATTGCTCTCCTTGTTCAGAATTTGCAGTGACTCTTTCAATAACTTGTTGTGCGTACTCGATGCTTTGTTCCAAGTTTTGTCACACCTTCGAAGCGTTTCACTATACATGCCTGGAAAGCATCCCCTTGGAGGTGTCCCAAATATTGCTATCTTTTTCACTCCTAAAGCACGAATTTCTCTTAGGTTCTTTGTAAGCAGATCAACAATTTCTTTAGTTTGATCGAACACATCCTGTTacgaaaacagaaaaatatgCAGCTTATTTGAGAAAgggcaaaaaaagaagaaagtaaacGAGTCGAGGCACTTACGTTCATGGTGCCTTTTTGGCTTCtagatttgtatatataatCATTGCCAGTGTAAGACACCAGAGCAATAGAATTTCCAAGATCAGCTTTGGTGTAGACTTCTCGGGCAATTTGTTCCTTAAAATTACGCACTTGGAGTGTCATTGAGTAGTTATTAAATGACACGTCGAGAACACCGCTCCCTCCACGCGCAAAGTTCATTCCATCCTGTAGTTCTGATTTTGATGCTTTGTCCCTCTGTGCATAAATCACGGGAGCTCGTATATGGAGAAACGACGCTGCATGTATTAAAAAGTCCAAAAGTAACAAATAGATGAGCAAACAT includes:
- the LOC7463466 gene encoding GDSL esterase/lipase At5g03610 isoform X2, translated to MGIKTSDGLMLTDYIASFLHIRAPVIYAQRDKASKSELQDGMNFARGGSGVLDVSFNNYSMTLQVRNFKEQIAREVYTKADLGNSIALVSYTGNDYIYKSRSQKGTMNDVFDQTKEIVDLLTKNLREIRALGVKKIAIFGTPPRGCFPGMYSETLRRCDKTWNKASSTHNKLLKESLQILNKESNGAKFVYLDLYSAIESALFDENKETVGSENRFKACCFDAHMCGPIAQKICDQPALSIFWDAGHLSQNGANIVYSYLVPSLNKLL
- the LOC7463466 gene encoding GDSL esterase/lipase At5g03610 isoform X1, translated to MEMKGKLFALLLLFSLVAISTGHEENKKTKLFVIGDSFVDTGNMGIKTSDGLMLTDYIASFLHIRAPVIYAQRDKASKSELQDGMNFARGGSGVLDVSFNNYSMTLQVRNFKEQIAREVYTKADLGNSIALVSYTGNDYIYKSRSQKGTMNDVFDQTKEIVDLLTKNLREIRALGVKKIAIFGTPPRGCFPGMYSETLRRCDKTWNKASSTHNKLLKESLQILNKESNGAKFVYLDLYSAIESALFDENKETVGSENRFKACCFDAHMCGPIAQKICDQPALSIFWDAGHLSQNGANIVYSYLVPSLNKLL